gcgcaaagtggtaggccacataagctcacagaataggacagccgagtgctgaagcgcacactcactaccgaattccaaactgcctctggaagcaacgtcagcacaagaactgatcgtctggagcttcatgaaatggttttccatggctgagcagccgcacacaagcctaagatcaccatgcgtaatgccaagtgtcggctggagtggtgaatcacgcttccccatctggaagtccgacagatgaatctgggcttgacggatgccaggagaacgctacctgccctaatgcatagtgccaactgtaaagtttggtggaggaggaataatggtctggagcttgTCATGACTGGCCGGTTCGGGTCAGGTTACCGTGGACCACAGTCCTACAGAGATACATGTCACACCcaccagaggagagggggatagagaagtgGGGGGGTTTTTACGACATTTTAAATCTTAAGGCAGCAGACAAAATCCTTTGTCCTCTCAGTTTGAAGGATTGGAATGTGTGAGTGGGACCTATGGAGAATCTAACTCAGAACAATAACATGCATTAAATGGACTTCGGGACAAATATTTCATCAGCCAAAATGCTGGTAATaacgatagatggaatatgaaaatgaatgtTGTTTTTtatgttattaaaagttaaatgacgacgttataatgaaaacattgtaacttgaagAGTTTCCATAATATGCACATGATGTTTACATATTGTACATTGTGtggaaatgtccagatcaaagaTAATGTTAGTTGTCTAAACTTGATCGGAGTACAATCTTGACGCCTTGCCTCATAATTACATACGCCTAGAGAACTTGCCATGAAGGCGGAAACACCCATTTCTACCCTGCGGTATAAAACATGTGAGTTAAGAATTTACATATCAGACTAGGTAACCATGCGCCACAGCGAAAGTCCGAGTAGTCACAACCCCAAAACGCAACACGAGGTTGGAGAAGACAAAATAACCTCTTAATAATCTATGCTacagatgagtagctgtgtctaagaggGTGAATTCAAGCAGGATCACCTGGTTATTCTATCCAAGGAATTGTGTGTCTACACTGTTTTCATTCCCACGCTGGAACCATCTATACAAGGCTGATTAGCCGTCCAGAGAAGACCCCCTTTGAGAACAAGGGCGAGGAAACAGACCACTAAGAGAGAAGACACTGACATCgtgtggacaatcagagacttacacCAGGTAACCAAAGAGGTGCTGACATCAGAGGAGAAGGCGAACTCCGTCCACGAAGACACCCCTTCAGAGACCTTCGACAAGTAATTACattattatattctgacccataggagcggcagttcggggcaaggtgtTAGGGCTAAACTAAGCATAGTTTACAAATGTATCCAAGTGTGCTTTTTCtcgtgcactctctctctctccttctaaatCCCTATTTTGTGTAACacgtgtcatattgtgttggtccgctagggacctgtttcatTGTACTAACTTCTAATCAGTGGcctagactgtgtgtttgtgtatcttaTGTTATCAtttagcttgttagtaaataaataatcaactggTGTGGTACGGAATAATTTAGTGAGACTTGCGTTTGTGCAGATTCCCGAATTATGCAACGTTCaggatgagactgtagaggaaattaattaattagcAACTGCtataaaatcgatattctgatattctttgagttcatTTGGGAAACGGAAACTCAATAAAAACaacttttcccatggtgccccaggttactgAGTTAATGATTACCTGATTAACTTAATCACGTAATTATAAacagttaatcattcgatgaacaACAGTCGTCACATGAATCAATACAAAATTACaacaggctgtttttcatggttcgggctaggccccttagtttcagtgaactAAGTGGCCtcgacattctagacgattctgtgcttccaactttgtggcaacagtttggagaagaccctctcttgtttcagcatgacaatgcccatgtgtacaaagcgaggtctatacagaaatgttttgtcaagatcggtgtggaagaactcgactggcctgcacagagccctgacctcaaccccatctaacacctttcggatgaattggaacaccgactgcgagccaagactaatcgcccaacatcagtgcccaacttcactaatgctcttgtggtggaatagaagcaagtcctcgcagtaatgttccaaaatctagtggatagccttcccagaagagtgggggctgttatagcagcaaaggggtgaccaactccatattactccatattaatgcccatgattttggaatgagaagtTCGACGaccgggtgtccacatacttttggtcatgtagtgtaccacagctttcaaccaatcagcattcaggtctCGAACGACCCAGTGTTTCTGACGTACAAGGCTGACATCATGGGTGCCGCTGCTAAAGATTGACCTGAGGACACTGACCTCCAGCCATTAGTGAAACGTAGTTTCTAGGCTGACTCATAATCACCCGTAAACAGATTTATCACCTATTAATGTGTTCTAGAACTCTTTTGATTGTGACCAACATGTCCCTGTAGTGTTGAGCCTCCAGGACAACTGTCTTTGCCTTTCCTTTATACACAACAGTTCAGTAATTTAATATTTTCCTGTGAATCTTTCTGGCTGACACAAGGCCATCCCACTGGCCTTCATCAGTGTTGCCATTTTCTATGGCTTATGGGCATTTGATGCCTTTGGATGATAGGCCTAGTGGTTGAAAATAAACAAGTACTATTTGCTGCTAAATGCCAAAAGTACTGTATTTGCATGAGAGACCTTGTTCAAGTGGGATTACTGTCAACCATTTCACATTTGTCACAAAGGGTAATCCAGTCATCACACAAAAGAATGTCACTCGAGATAAGTTGTTAGTTAGTTATGTACAATCGGCTCAAATGCAACATATCCCCTCAACTACTACTTAAAATGATCATATATAAGCAACAAACGTCCAGATGAACTATAGTTGATTCGTTTTATACAGTAGTGCATCTCCAGATGCTCAAAACTAACAATGCATTCAGATATACAAACTACTTTACACCTAGAAAAGGTGTCACCAGCTTCAATGGATTGAATTAAAGTTGAGTAATTTTTCAATGTAATAGCAGCCATTTATATTTGTGTATTCActttcatttaatacatttttaggcCTTTGATGTTTCCACTGCTGGATAAGCAGCCATtagttgtgtgtgtttccatCAGACAAGCCTTGATGTTAGAGCCTTGTGTGACTTTGATCATTTGACAGGGCTGCCTAGTTCATTGATGTCTGGTTCTGCTTTATGATATACAACAAATCCCATTTAATGGGACAGTCAGTACAAGAGCTGCTCTCCTTGCTGTCACTCCAGTGCCATAGAACATTTTCGGAGAGTTCTGAACAGAACTGCATCAAAACTCTCAAAGTTTGGTCATAAAGAGTCATTGTTGACCCATGTTCTAGAATGGACCAGGAACCACCTCAACATTCTATGGGTTAGCCTGAACAGAGAATTCACATGTTCCATTTCCAAATTTGCTTTCTAATTGTTACACTAATAATCTTCTCTAAATGAAATACATTATGAGAGTTTGCCATGTTTAAAGCTAATCCTGAGATTACACTTGACCAATGTTGGCCTTAGCGTTTACCCGGTGACCTGAACTCCAAGGGACAGACATGGACCTGAAGACATTCCAGTGCTACACGGCTGAGGCTCCGGACCTCTTGGAGCAGATAGCTCAGCTCCTCCAGGAATGTCGGGAGAAGGAGATCCTGCTTCCCAAGGGAATCCGGAACCTGTGTGCCCTGTCCTGGGAGGAACTCTCAGACATCCCCGCTGACGCCAAACCCTTCCACCAGACCAGGGTGTCTGGTAGACCCCCGCGGCCCTACCCCACCCAGGTCGCCTTAACCCCGGACACCCGGTACAGGATGTCCATTGTCACCAGTCAGATCCTGCTGCCTACTGAGTCCTCCCTGTCTGTCCGCCAGCCAAACGCTCGCTTCAGCACCTTGAAGTTCAAGAAAAAGTTCCCTGTTGACCGGGACAAcaacagtgagaaacagatatGTAAGTCACACAAAGCAAAACACTTCCGGTTACAGTATATCTCTGTGCTCaaacaatgcaaatatcatgTGGCTTTATCGAGGGAAATGGCGAAGGGGTTGTAAACTATTGGGTTGCGATTGAAAGAATGTTTATTTTGTTCAATGTGAAGTATCCTGTGGATGAATGGTACattgatctctgtctgtctgcagcgaCCTGTATTCCTGTGACGTCCACTCTGAGGCTCTGCCTGGAGGAGTGTCtgtcccatctctccttctccctcacgTACAAAGGTAACACACTAATGACAGCAGGACAGGACCCAAGGCCATGCCTCTCCTTTAAAAAACTGTCAGCAAACCACACCATCACCATGTAGACTTCAAAACAGATTCTACAAAATGCTTAGCAGAGCCCGATGAAGACAATTTAGAGTTGTAAATGCTACACTATTGTCTGGTGGGAAAACACGCATTTTCCACCCAGACTAGGCTGTAGATATGCAGTAGTGTTGCAAGTGTAACCCTcaccctttgtctctctctctctctctctctctctctctctctctctctctctctctctctctctgtatctgtatctgtatctgtatctgtctctccatctccctatagAGGTAAACAATGTCCCCTGTACTCCACGTCTTCACAGCAGGACTCTGGAGGTGTGTTACTGGGCTGTCAACAAGCTTAGACCTATCCTCGAACAGATGTAAGTGGTATAAACCTTTAGAGCAGCACTACAGATCAACCTGTAAAACCAAGACACTCCTTCTCCTTCCCCCGTCTACCCTTCTATGTCTTAACATATATGACTTACATAGACACTTGTGTAGCCATTGTGTTGATTTGATTATGCTCCTATAGAAAAGAGGAGAATGCCCGGCTGGATCTGAGAGGCCACATACGCCCCATGGTGGCTCAACACTACCAGGACTATAAGGTCCTCCAGCTGCCACAGCCGGTCCCAGCCCATGCAGAGGACTGCCTCTTCCCCTTAATCCCCGACACCAAGTACTTGAGCTACAGCATCTCCCCAAAACTGCACTATGGCCTGCCTGATGGAACCAGCTATCTCTAGTATCCTTGCCTCACCACTTCTGCTTTCTACCACTGCTGACTTCCATGTTTTtccaccctctctatctatctctctcgccctccctctatCCTTTCCCAATGCTCTCTGCTCTTTTCACATCCTTAATCTATTTTAGCATGCAGCCCTCCTCTCAGTGTTGTCCCTGACTGTGTCTCAGCTACCCATCTGGTTCAGTAGCCGTGTGCCAGCTGCCCAGTGCCATGCCCGGAGGGGGCGTTTACACAAACATCTTCTCTGACAGTCCCTATGACATCCTGGTGGCCTCCTTCAAGCCCAGTGGCCATGGTGTTGTGTACCACACAGGCAAGCACAGGTATGGTCAGATCCCCAGCTGTTTGAAACCAAAATACACTAACACAGTTGTTCTGAAAGTGTGGTCGGCGCACCCCTGGGGGTTCGCGATGGTGCTGCATAATaaaaaatgtagaaaataatattaCTAACGACAACAGATTCAACACATTTTGGCCTAGGGATCTGTGGAATAAGTTTAAAGTGTGTCATgcaatacaatgtaatattattaaCCTACAATGGATGTTCTTACCCCTGGGCAACATGGacctgggaggctcacagggatattgcTATCCACAGTACTCTGTTCTTACCCCTGGGCAACATGGacctgggaggctcacagggatattggtatccacagtactctgttcttaaccctgggcaacatgggcctgggaggctcacagggatattggtatccacagtactctgttcttaaccctgggcaacatggacctgggaggctcacagggatattggtatccacagtactctgttcttaaccctgggcaacatgggcctgggaggctcacagggatattggtatccacagtactctgttcttaaccctggacaacatggacctgggaggctcacagggatattaGTATCCATAGTACTCTGTTCTTAACCCTGGACAACATGGacctgggaggctcacagggatattggtatccacagtactctgttcttaaccctgggcaacatggacctgggaggctcacagggatattggtatccacagtactctgttcttaaccctggacaacatggacctgggaggctcacagggatattggtatccacagtactctgttcttaaccctgggcaacatggacctgggaggctcacagggatattggtatccacagtactctgttcttaaccctgggcaacatggacctgggaggctcacagggatattggtatccacagtacgccaccaattatacattttttcaacTCAATACttcttgtatttaaaaaaatgtaaatgcactGTATTAGCTGTAaatttgcaacaacaaaaaatctctcTGCCACTtgacaaaatatgtagaattgcatgaaattagcttGAAAACTCAACATTTTCTCTCCGATGCAAAGCGATGGGTCTTTAAAAAGTTTCTTCCCAGGACCAGAGACTTGGTTTGTCCGGCCATGCACTGCTAAAGTCATAGTACAACTCATTGTATGCTATTTTTATCTCACTCAAGTTATGTTCTGATTATGAGGGggtccctgatgaatttgctaCCACAAAAGAGGTCCCAGGCATCAAAAAGGGTTGAGATCATCTGCACTACAGATGTGCAGTAATGGTAGCCATGCAATCACAAACTTTAGCAGTAATTTCAAGAGTAAACCTATGAGAGTCTGTAAAGGAGTCTGTAAACTAAGGACAGTGTGTTGTGTGATCAGGTCCAGCTGGGTTGCCTTGTTGGTGGGATCCTTGGGAGGTCAGCAGTACACAAGAGAGGGCTGTCTGACCAAGGAGTGGACCTTCAACCCCAGGTCTCAGAATGAAGTTCTGCACAaatacaaggtgtgtgtgtacgtacgtgtgcgtgtgtgcagccCAAACACATCTACTATAGATTTTGTGTGTATTCATCAGGTGAACGAGAACATAACACTGACCTTCAGTAACCACTTGAACATGACCCTGATATTCAGCGTCCTGGCGGAGAATGACATCACCTTGAGTCTGAGGGAGGAGGAGCCGGTAAGAACCCAGAATCTAGGATCGAGCCCCTAAACACAGTCCTACATACTGAATATGgcttctacatactgtaggcacagagagagtgagagcaaggaAGGGAGGGATAACAAGAGACAGCATGACTGCATTGGGCCTGCTATGATAAACTACTGAGCAAAACAATGTGATTGACTGATTAAATTCAGCAGGGCCATCTCTAGTCTTTTggggggccctaagcgagatttggttgtGCCCACCCCCCCATCACCTCGTGGGCAAAGcattttagtggcccccctcTTGATGGCAGAGCAATGTTGATTTTAAAGttagtttcctgcaattctacacattttgtcatggggtgtaGACAGGACCTAAAATTAGCACCCGGGTCATTTCTATTATGTGGTGACTTTTGGACCTCATAACTTTCTGGGAAAAAcgtatacacatacagtaccagtcaaaagtttggacacacctactcattcaagggtttttctttatttgtactacgttctacattgtagaataatagtgaagacatcaaaactatgaaataacacatatggagtcatgtagtgaccaaaaaagggttaaacaaatcaaaatatatttttttgattttagattcttcaaagtagccaccctttgccttgatgacagctttggacactcttggtattctctcattCCTGTAAAAAGTTGAATGTGTAAGAGATATCTATTTGGTATTTGTTCGATGTGTTTTACTTAGTGTCAGTATGGAAGACTTGACAGCCTTCACTGTAGGCGGTTTATGATCACTATGGAAACAGCACTTTTTTCTGTCTCTGCTGTTGTCTAATGCATCTATTTCAATTCTCTCCTTccatctatcccctcctctcacaTCACTCTCACTTCCCCTCTtatcccccccttctctccctctcctcctttccttccctctatcccctcctctttcATCCTTCTTACTCGCCCTCttatccctccttccttccctccctcttctccttttCTCCCACTCCTCCCCATGTATAGCCTGTGAGTAGTGGAAGGGAGGGGCCAGGGGCAGCAGTGGTGGAGTCAGTGGAGGTCGAGGCCTACAGGGCGGAGTTACAGGGGAtcaggaagagagtgagagatacaGCGCTGCGCTGGCTCCAACTCTACCTGATGGCCACAGGTACCCCATCACCCCATGGGCTATTCTCCATGATAGATGGCCCTAGAACAACCCTGTTTGTTGCGTGATGTTTATTTCTTGTAAACTAAACTACTAGTCTTCTAGCTATACTCCCTCTGTTCTTCATCccccaggtctcagtgatgaaccACTGCTCCCACCCTACAAATTCAGACCACCTAAACGCAAAGAGGCTTGGACCGCAACTCCCAGAGTACCTCTCACCGTTGAGGAGATACCACCTACCTTTGTGCGTCCAGCCCGTCTGAGGAGGAAGGTCCCGAGGCCAGCCACCCGCAGCCTGCCCATGTCCACACCAGCCAACCTGTTCAGACCTACCTTAcacaggtgacacacacacacacacacacgcacacacacacacacacacacacacacacacacacacacacacacacacacacacacacacacacacacacacacacacacacacacacacacacacacacacacacacacacacacactcatcttacagtctctctctcccacagggcAAAGTCTGCAGGCCTGCCATgcatctcctccctctcagccCTCTCCCCCAGTGAAACTCCTCCATGCCCTGTGGTTCtcagactcctcctcctccacagctCTCAGACCCCTCCTACTCCACAGGGCTGCCACTGCTCAACCCGCCTTCCCCTCCTGTCTGACCTGGAGCTGGAGCTGTTCCTCCGGGCCCCCTGGGCCCCCCGGGGCCACATCCTGGTGATCTACGTCACTTCCTCCCTCTGCCCCCCACCCAGGGCCCGCAACGTGGAGGTCATACTGCGGAGGGTCCATCACAGGCAGGTCCATGCCTCCGCCAATCCCTGTGCCAAGGTGAGGAGCTGGGGGTGTGGAGGAGGTGTTACTTCTGTCCAAATGATACTCTTCCTACTCATATATGGTGCACTGCTTTTGGTCTCTGATCTCAAATGGACGCAGTATTTtagaaagtagtgcacaatatggggaatagggtgtctttAGGGACATACTGTATATCGACTATGTCTGATCATGGCTCAGACCAGAGTTGCCAGGTGTAGATCAAATTACTTGATCAATGACGACTCAAAACCTGCGAACAAGGCCTGAAAACGACCCACATTTATTGGCGGGCAGCAAGAGAGGAGTTGCCACATTTATCCAATAGGTGTTTCCATTCATGACGTGCGCACATGTTACTCTCCTCTCACTCACGTGACTCAAGCTGACTGCTGCAGtgctctctcaacacacacacccttccgcTCCCCCCACtcactcagaaacacacacacaccgctcctgccctcctcctcatcactcactCAACAGAGAGAAATGCCATGGCGGCCGTGGTGAAGTTTAGAAGTAGCCCAGAAACTGAAACCCGCGACCATTACATTTTCACACGCAACATTGTTTTCAAAGTAGCCCAATTTGCAGCAAAACTGCAGACATGGCAACCCTGGCTCAGACATACAGTGGGAGTATGCTAGATGATTTTGCTGTTTGTTGAGTGTTAATAATTATGATGTTTATGTCTGTGATAGAGTTCTCAGGACCCGTTCAGGCTGGTCAAATACGACACAGACACGGCAACTCGTCTGACCCAGTCATCACTTCCTGTCCTGGTCAAGAGGCATGGCATTGGACCGGGAACACTTCTGGTACACGACATGGGGGCACAGGGAGGAACGGGGGATTTGGAAGTAGTTGATTATGGTTGGGACAGCCCAGCTAGCACagaatgttctgagaaccatatgtttcttataGCTTGGCGAGAGCATGgatgtcctatggttatttttcaTTCTCACAACTTtatgggaatggtgcaggatagttgcttggctttggaacattctcagcacatttaaggaactagaCA
The sequence above is drawn from the Salmo salar chromosome ssa22, Ssal_v3.1, whole genome shotgun sequence genome and encodes:
- the LOC106583155 gene encoding uncharacterized protein C3orf20 — encoded protein: MDLKTFQCYTAEAPDLLEQIAQLLQECREKEILLPKGIRNLCALSWEELSDIPADAKPFHQTRVSGRPPRPYPTQVALTPDTRYRMSIVTSQILLPTESSLSVRQPNARFSTLKFKKKFPVDRDNNSEKQISTCIPVTSTLRLCLEECLSHLSFSLTYKEVNNVPCTPRLHSRTLEVCYWAVNKLRPILEQIKEENARLDLRGHIRPMVAQHYQDYKVLQLPQPVPAHAEDCLFPLIPDTKYLSYSISPKLHYGLPDGTSYLYYPSGSVAVCQLPSAMPGGGVYTNIFSDSPYDILVASFKPSGHGVVYHTGKHRSSWVALLVGSLGGQQYTREGCLTKEWTFNPRSQNEVLHKYKVNENITLTFSNHLNMTLIFSVLAENDITLSLREEEPPVSSGREGPGAAVVESVEVEAYRAELQGIRKRVRDTALRWLQLYLMATGLSDEPLLPPYKFRPPKRKEAWTATPRVPLTVEEIPPTFVRPARLRRKVPRPATRSLPMSTPANLFRPTLHRAKSAGLPCISSLSALSPSETPPCPVVLRLLLLHSSQTPPTPQGCHCSTRLPLLSDLELELFLRAPWAPRGHILVIYVTSSLCPPPRARNVEVILRRVHHRQVHASANPCAKSSQDPFRLVKYDTDTATRLTQSSLPVLVKRHGIGPGTLLVHDMGAQGGTGDLEVRCKKWTKTQRMYAGGKLIFGGSALNGYGFSKTNLLKQIAKTQSDYAKGNFLPHDYKLGSQGWEAKCPPQTEPAGRSKEDGQMEDRPLRSRSTCSHYKENRFPDKLLSRSLGGTALDFVVSSMSDRVCILAMQSKRLSIARPATTA